The Allocatelliglobosispora scoriae genome contains a region encoding:
- a CDS encoding LacI family DNA-binding transcriptional regulator produces MRARLADIAQQAEVSEATVSRVLNDRPGVAAETRQAVLTALDVLGYERPTKLRKRSAGLVGLVVPELDNPIFPAFAQIIESALAQQGYTPVLCTQTPGGVSEDEYVEMLLDRQVAGIVFVSGLHADTTADPERYRKLLTRPLPIVLVNGYMEGLEAPFISCDDRAAGDGAVAHLVALGHRRIGLISGPDRYLPVQRKIAGYRDAMRRLLGLGDTEINDLISLTLFGVEGGEAAAGRLLDKGATAIVCGSDLMALGAIRAARQRGLSVPEQVSVVGYDDSPLIAFTDPPLTTMRQPVRAMAVAAVRALVDEILGHAAPNSEYVFRPELVVRASTATAPAV; encoded by the coding sequence ATGCGTGCACGTCTGGCAGACATCGCCCAGCAGGCTGAAGTGAGTGAAGCCACCGTCTCCCGGGTCCTGAACGACCGACCCGGAGTCGCGGCCGAGACTCGCCAAGCCGTGCTGACGGCCCTTGATGTCCTCGGCTACGAACGCCCCACCAAGCTGCGCAAGAGAAGCGCCGGCCTGGTCGGGCTCGTCGTACCCGAGCTCGATAACCCGATCTTCCCGGCGTTCGCGCAGATCATCGAGTCCGCGCTGGCCCAGCAGGGCTACACCCCGGTGCTGTGTACGCAGACCCCCGGCGGCGTCAGCGAGGACGAGTATGTCGAGATGCTCCTCGATCGCCAGGTCGCGGGCATCGTCTTCGTCTCCGGCCTGCACGCGGACACCACGGCCGACCCCGAGCGCTATCGCAAGCTGCTCACCCGGCCGCTGCCGATCGTGCTCGTCAACGGCTACATGGAAGGCCTGGAAGCGCCCTTCATCTCCTGTGACGACCGGGCAGCCGGCGACGGTGCCGTCGCCCACCTGGTCGCGCTCGGGCACCGGCGGATCGGCCTGATCTCCGGCCCCGACCGCTACCTGCCCGTCCAGCGCAAGATCGCCGGTTACCGGGACGCGATGCGGCGCCTGCTCGGCCTCGGCGACACCGAGATCAACGACCTCATCTCGCTGACGCTCTTCGGCGTCGAGGGCGGCGAGGCTGCGGCGGGACGCCTGCTCGACAAGGGCGCCACCGCGATCGTCTGCGGCTCGGACCTGATGGCCCTCGGCGCGATCCGGGCCGCCCGGCAGCGCGGACTGAGCGTTCCGGAGCAGGTCAGCGTGGTCGGCTACGACGACTCGCCGCTGATCGCCTTCACCGATCCGCCGCTCACCACGATGCGCCAGCCGGTCCGGGCGATGGCCGTGGCAGCCGTTCGGGCCCTGGTCGACGAGATCCTGGGCCACGCCGCGCCCAACTCGGAGTATGTCTTCCGCCCC